In Telopea speciosissima isolate NSW1024214 ecotype Mountain lineage chromosome 10, Tspe_v1, whole genome shotgun sequence, the DNA window ACTATCAAGCCCTTCGATTTGATATTTAAAGACAAATTCAATTTGATGGGACTAACCCTCAATTTGCAGAAGAGGAAAAGGCAAAGGCCCTCTTTATGAAGCTTGGATCTCTGCTGCTCCAAGAAGAGAGCTTCTTTAAGCAAAATTATAAAGTGGCTCACCCTCAATGATTCAAATTCAGGGTTCTTCTATCATTCTCTCACAGCTAGAACTAGGATAATGTAGACTTAGGGTTATTTTGCATTTAAACAATTTTTACACGTATGCATGTGTTAGGATtatattattttccttttttgtcaaatttagggttttgttgtATGGAAAGACATTGTTGTAAATATTGCATGTAACTAAGGGGTTATTTTTTATATGAATAAACAGTAGCTTCAGTTTATTTCATATGATTTcgttatatatattttaggccaaatgttctctgtgccgaggGCGCaagctgcgcctagacacatggggatgggcggaataaccaccctgccccccttgAATGGcagcccatgtgtttgggcgtaggctatgctgcggcacagagaacatcagccctataTTTTATTAGGTGAGATTGGGCAACTAACTCTGTTTTGTGATCCAACTGGATCCAAGTAAGTCATCTctctttccatatttttttttaaaaaatccttgTGTTATATCCTTTCGTTTTATTTCTATACATCATCTGTTGATTATGATGTAATGCATGTTAtaaatgagaatttttttttttaataaaatagcaAAGAAATAGGAAGACCAATTTAACCGGATTGACCAAACTAACACCTTCCCTTGTTTGCAATTTTACTCATCTCATAATCGAACATAGAAAAGTCACTAATCTCACACCATATAATGTTGTATTTATATCCAAACATATTGTACATACCGAGCACACAAAACTCCATGAAACCTCCACGAACAATAATTCCATTatttcctccacctccacccttattttttatattttatgatttatactaatttatacattttatttttttttttttggtaaaaacatatttattgtatttcaaaatagaaagaagTGACTAACCCCATCTAGGTTTGACTTAGCCGACCAAGTCTTCTAAAGAACAAGTCTAGCCAAAAACCTGGTTTTTCCAACTATGCTATAAGGTTCATTTGGTGTAATTAGacataataaaaatttatttctaattttttcatAGTGATactcaaaatttttatttttatttttttgaatttttttaggttttaaaattttattattggGCAAAAGAACACTAACAGGTCGTATAGCCCATCACCAGTGTAGTACCCAATGAAAGTGCGCACAAAGACATTGGTTTGTGTCTTGGGGCAGGAACCAAGCTAACCACACGAACGATTTTCCCTTTAATATTTTATGCCCAATTCCCtgacctaagggtgtcaaaatcaaaccgaaatcgaatcgaactgtttaaaccgaaaccatTAAACCGTTTAATGaatggttcgattatggtttcaaaattaatgccgtttaattaaacggtttgaatcgaaccgaaccatttaacactcttaaatgtacataaatgtgacaaagacaaacaaaaaaaccgtttaccaaaccgaaccaaaatgCTTAAAACGAAACCATGAAACCGTTTActaaatggttcggttatggtttcaaaattaaaCGTTTTGAATCGAACTGAACCGTTTAACCGATACCGGACCGTTTAAACCCTTACCCTGATCAGTCCAAAAAAGTTTGAATCAGTCCAGTGAAATAGGTCCAATTTATGGACCCGATTTATCCGAACCAAATCAGAATTGAAATCTTCCAAATTAGTCCCTTAACATGACTTGAAGGCTTGAGGCGTTCCGAAGTGGGAGAAATGACGGAGAGGGGCAAATAGCGACCATAAAACGGAGTCCAACGTTTGCCCATTTCAAATCCTTTTACCGGCTAATTCCCAAACGCGAAAGAGTCCAATTTTTGTCCAAGCCGTGACCCAACTCACCAGGTCAACAGGTCAACACGTTAATAATAGATTAAACCAGGTCCAATTCCAATTCTAGCCTCCCCAATGGCAggacttcttctcttcttctctcctctctgtTACGTCCATGGATTTCCCTTCTCTATAAATACAGAGTGATATTGGAGATCAACTCCAAATCTGCACCTCACTCTCAATCTTCGATTCAAAAAACGCTCCAAACCCAAATCCGGAAGCTACTACAACCACAACACAAGAAAGGGAATTAGAGGCCCTGTACGTTGTCATGGCAGCACTTCAagcttcaagtttctcaagGTCTTCATGgtcgtcttcttcatcttcttcacgatGTCTAAGGAGAGGGACTGAAGCAACGCTCCAGGCCCCCAAACTCCAGTCAAATAGACTCATACTCCCAAGGCTCCTCCTCACCTCCATTAATGCCATCACCCTCTCCGCCGCAACCATGGTTGGCCTAGCAGCCACTTCCTGTGGAACGGGAGCACCTCATCTAGCACTCAAGCTCTCCTCCACCCTCTTATATTCGGCAGCCACTGGGATGTTGGTGGTGATGAACAAAATCCAGCCCTCCCAGCTCACCGAAGAGCAACGAAATGCTACCAGGCTGTTCAAACAGCTCGAAAGGGAAATCCAAACAACACTTGCAATTGGAACTCCCACAGAAAAGGATGTGAAGGATGCCATGGACAAGGTCTTGGCCCTCGATAGGGCCTACCCTCTTCCCTTGCTTGGAACAATGTTAGACAAGTTCCCTGCGACGGTAGAGCCTGCAAATTGGTGGCCACAACAACCGAAACAGAAAAGACTCGGTGGTGGTAacagagaaaggaagggaagcaACGGATGGAATGCAAAGCTGGAGGAGGAAATGAGACAAATAGTTGGGGTGCTAAAGAGGAAGGACACCGAAGAGTATGTGAGGCTGAGTAAGTTGGCATTGAAAATTAACAAGGCACTTGCCATTTCTGGGCCTCTACTCACGGGCATTGCGGCGGTGGGGTCTGCTTTTGTAGGATCATCTTCTCAGCATCAAGGGCCATGGGCGGTGTTTCTGGGAGTTACTGCGGGAGCTCTAGCAGCCATAGTAAACACAATggaactagggatgtaaatggataaccgaaatccgaatccgaattcgcatccgtattcgtttaggggcatccgtattcgtttagagatatccggaaaataatccgaatactccgattaaaatccgtccaaaaaatccaatacttaataataaaaaattaagtaaataatgatttttagggtttttgaagattaaacaagttctagaatatgatgaaaagagaatcatgatctaatagatatggattgagagagaattgtatccgctaggaggaaggtccgggttacacaaggcgaGATATGTAAGCGGATGgtgaaaatccgaatccgatccgcatcgaatccgtttagaggtatccgtattggCCAGGGGAATATCCGgcccgatcacatccgatccgtatccgatccgaatccgatccgtttacatccctaaatgGAACATGGTGGGCAAGTAGGGATGGTATTTGAGATGTACAGGAGCAATGCTGGTTTCtttcagctcatggaggagTCCATTGTGTCCAACTTGAAGGAAAGGGAggtggagaagagagaaaatggggAGTTATTTGAAATGAAGGTTGCTCTACAACTGGGAAGGAGTTTGTCCGAACTTAGGGATCtcgcagcttcttcttctttaaaaagATATGGAGAGATCACAGAGGAATTTGCCAGCAAGCTCTTCTAATTTTTTCAATAGATAACCAAGACACCATGTGCAATGTAAATCTTGTACAAATTTTGGGTCACACAAATATTGTAGAGAAGCCTTGATTAACTCATTGTAAATTTGAGACAATTGAACAGgaaaattaattatttgaaaTATACCCCACGGCTTTCTCCCAAGCTTGAAACAAATAACAAAGCAGATCAACACTTCCCATTAGGGATTGGAATTCTTCAAAAGAAAGGATCGCCAATTAGATTTTTTCTGGGTCGCACAAGGACAACTACAAAGCTATGgaactgaaaaataaataaagggaaaatgtggggtgttagaattatatttggaatataattTCATATTCCCTATTATGGAccaatattaaataaagtaaaactcaggctaattatggtattggtctaattaaggggtcattgagttatattaggaatcctatgtggactgactttagtgtgggcagatagattTTTATTGAGACTGTGATGAGTCAAACCCTATAGAAATTATTATATAAAGAGAGCAAGGTCCACCCTTTACCCATTActactaattattctcaattgctattgaggagtacattcttgaaagagatggagatattcagtgttcatcatccctgtgcattcggtattctcatcaagccagttactttgggaatagagaggaagcacctagatctttggtctttatGTTCCGCTGCGATCATTGTCAccatggatgcgaaacaaggttggtggttctctccctgttttctattatttatttggttgtgttcttgaacaccctatggagatcctggcttttgggattttgtccttATTCGGATTGATTTAATCTAACATAGGGCACACCGCCTGAGCCAGCCCCTCTGTATGATGCCTCGTCCTACACCCCCATTGGTGCATCCCGCTAACTTAACACACCCGTGCGGTGTGTCTATCCCTCTcgctaaaataaaataaaataaaactcacTCAACCTCATATTATTGGAGCTATGTCAGCAGTATTTCATTTTGCTACTTTTCTTCGTATAAGTTCAAGGCTTAAAGCTTGAactcttctttatttatagaatAGTCCATGCAAATCACTTTTAGCTAATTAACTTGTATtattgattacttttgaggagGTTCCTCCCACTTTTGCCTCTCATTGCTCATTCATAGGGAAGGGATTTGTCTCTCTCCCTGGCTCCCTCAATGGGTGGATGGCAACCCCTTGGGGTGCAGTCCTCCAGCTCTAGTTGTTGATTCTGAGGATGAAGAGTCAAATCCTCCTCCCATAGCGCCGGTCCCTAGTATCGCCATACTAAGAGCCTTTTGGAGACCATTGTAGTAGTGATCCTGAGTACCACATGCCTTCTGGCAATTACAAAACATGGGCTAAGGTTGACATTCTTTATCGAGATGATAGGATTGGAGAGGTGGTTCTAGGTTCTCTCCCAAAGAGCTCGAGGCCTTAACATTCCAGAAGCCCTCTCTTGCATGGTGGGTTATTTCCTTtgtactttcttttcttctctctttataTGGATCATATTCTATTATGGAATATTAGGGATCTGAATTTCCCTTCAAGTAGGTTGAAGTGAAGAATAGGCTCATTCTTTTGGCATCTCGTCTGCGTTTTGTTTGAGACAGAAGTGCAAGATCCCATGGCCCCTTGATTGCCTCTTCTTTGGTTGTTGGGGTATGTTGGCCAACTATAACCACCATCTTAGCGGTCTTGTTTGGGTTCTTTGGAACAAATCAAAGGTTAAAATTTTTGTCCCCAACACTAGTAACCAGTTGATGCATCCCCAGGTTTACAAGCTTGTCTCAAATGCCTAGTTCTTTTTTCTGTTGTATATGAAGCTAACTCCATTAATGGAGAAAAAGGCTTTCTCTTTAGTCTTCTCTTGCAGGTATCTTTTCTTATATTAGTAGGAACCCCTAGTGCCTAGGAGGTGACTTCAATGTTATTTATGCTAATGAGAAGCTGGGCTGGGGGAGTGAGCTTATTGCTGAGTAGTTGGTGGCTAGTTTTGACACCTATCTCAATTCTAGAAAGATTATGGATCTTAAATGGATTAACTTCAAGTTTATGTAGTCCAACAGATGGCATGGGATAGATAGGATTTCCTACAAGCTTGATAAAGTCCTCTCAAATTATCATTGGCTCGAAGCTTATCCAACATCCGGGGTTGCTTTTGATCCCCCAAAAATTTCAGATTATAGTTCTATCTGATATTCAAAGACAAATTCAATTTGATGGGACTAACCCTCAGTTGACTGAAGAGGAAAAGGCCCTCTTTATGAAACTTGGATCTCTATAGCTCCAAGAAGAGATCTTCTTTATGCAGAATTATAGGATAAAATGGCTCACCCTCAACGATTCTAATATGGGTTTTTTCTATCATTCTCTCAGAGCTAGAACTAGATATAACTCTATCTATAGGCCGATCTCTCAAGATGAAGTCTCTTTATCCCGCCAGGCTAACACTAAGGCTGAAGCCTTGAGCTACATCATGAATTCTTCCaagcctctccctcttttccagGGTTGGAGCCAATTCATTATTTATCCTTCAAAAGGCTTGATTGGACCAGCAATCACTCATGTGTAGCCTTCCCACTGATGAGGACATTCTTTTGGCTATTAAAAGTTACAAAGCCCAGAAACCCCCTGGTCCAGATGGCTTTAGCATGAGATTCTTCCTTTTGGATTGGGACATTATTAGGACTGGTCCAATGAGTTTTGTTGGCATTTATCTTTATTGTACTTTtaatttaggggtgtcaaaccctaATTGGTCAAACTGATCGAAAAAGCTGAACCAAACCATTCCTTATCGATCCGACTTTGGGTTGGGCTATCATGGATCTAATTGAAAATTAGACTACATCAAACCGGTCGAAAATCGGattgaaatcaaaactgaatgaaattgatttaaaaaaaaacacatcgtATAAATAATCTCATTTAATAGTACAATATTCTCATTCTCATTGGAATAACATTAAAAAAAGTATTATTGCTAGGTTTTTtgttaaataaaaaaccaagtgGCATGTACTGcatagaattaaaatattacttttttgTCTGGCATCAAATATATCACTACAACAAAGTTTGACTTTAGAGGCATTCGTGAAATGCCTCTAAAGCTTAAACAAATGCTTCTAACACTTTTAGGGATATTTTGTACTAATGTCGCATGAACGCCTCTATATGTCGTGTCACAAATGAATAAAGGCTTTTAGAGGTGTTTCTAGAAACACCTCTATTTTGGGTCCTTTAGAGGCAGTTTGTAGTGGCATTGAGAAACGCAGCTACAACTTTTAGTGGCATTTGTGAAACGCCTCTAAACTGCTGCTAATACTGAATTGaataatcaaaaaaaaaaaaatttaagacaGTTTATGATAATATTAGAGCCATTTTACTATTGTCTTTGATGCTTTTGTTCGCTAATATTAGAGACATTTTACTACTGCCTCTAAagctttttcacttttcttttaggGGCAattgactaacactgttaagaggtattgaatttttttccctctttttttccatattattttgttctttttcccccctttccCTATAAGATGACATATACTTACAAAACTTTAAACATATACCaaaaatttttcatttcaacCCATAATAAATTATACCACCAAATGTTTacaatttccaaaaaaaaaaatcaccctTGTAAATGTATCCAAAACATCCTTGTAAAacatttccttaaaaaaaacaaatccagcTCTAAACTTTGAATAATGTTTGTCTGTTGCTGCTCGCATGACTAAATATGCGAATCTGTGAATAACTCTCTCAAAGAAGCACTGTTGTAGTCCAACGCTTAGCACCACAACCACTGTACACCATAGGATGTTTGGCCCATTGATGCTGTCCAAATTAGCATCATCAATGTAACAACTTCTACtgtcttacaaaaaaaaatccaattaaatATGAAAAGGATATACGAATCAACTATGTAAAATAAGAGGAGGTCTTTTTTCTTGGTGTTGGGTAAGAAAGGTTCTTAAGACTTGCagatctaaaattttttttaaaaaaaactttgtaaaataaaagttcaagcagacctgcaaaatcatcaaaGGAGTAAACATTGAGTTATAAATACTGACAAGCAGTTAACAAATCCACATATATATTAGATGCCCATGAGATACTTAAGACCCAATAAGGTTCAGAAAGTGACTAAGTATATAGGTAAGAAACTTCTATAAACTGTTCTCTAAATATCTAAAgtttgaaaggataaaaatgaATACTAGATAGTAGATTGAAGAAGACAATGATACGGCTGACATCGGCTTATGCAGtcatcttcttattcttcttctccataaaTCAGTAGTAAAGATTTcaaattgaaaaacatgagattGCAAAGCAAAAATTATCCAACATTTAACTCTTTAAGATGATCTAGACATTGAAGTTGATAACCACATCAAGTTCAAGAAATGGTATACTACACAAAACTGCATGAGGGCAAACATCAGGTTACCATCTCAAGAAAATTACATCCGCAAGCTGGTGGTGGAGATGAAACCCCATAAAGATTAATTGTGTCATTCGTGGATCTAATTTGTTACGTTTAGATGTTCATGCATCACCATGAGGCCAATCTACCTGGATATCTAGGTCTAAAAGAAAATGCATACCATTCGTATGACTACACTTATCAATTATGATACAATTATCTGCCAAAATTCAGTGACTTCTATGAGAAAAGTTCAAAACACAAGCCTTGAATCAGACCATGTAATGAAGGACAAATTTTTTAATTAGAAATAACAAAATTTTTATCTCAAACCTATATGTGCCCAGCATTCCTAATATTGTGAGTTTAAAATCACCAAACAATGATGATGCTAGCATACCagtaggattccttcaagaacaACTT includes these proteins:
- the LOC122643593 gene encoding probable F-box protein At4g22030 — protein: MAALQASSFSRSSWSSSSSSSRCLRRGTEATLQAPKLQSNRLILPRLLLTSINAITLSAATMVGLAATSCGTGAPHLALKLSSTLLYSAATGMLVVMNKIQPSQLTEEQRNATRLFKQLEREIQTTLAIGTPTEKDVKDAMDKVLALDRAYPLPLLGTMLDKFPATVEPANWWPQQPKQKRLGGGNRERKGSNGWNAKLEEEMRQIVGVLKRKDTEEYVRLSKLALKINKALAISGPLLTGIAAVGSAFVGSSSQHQGPWAVFLGVTAGALAAIVNTMEHGGQVGMVFEMYRSNAGFFQLMEESIVSNLKEREVEKRENGELFEMKVALQLGRSLSELRDLAASSSLKRYGEITEEFASKLF